The Candidatus Taylorbacteria bacterium genomic interval TTCTCACTGCTTTGGAGAGACCAAAGAGTGCAATATGTATCTGGCCTTATGCAGTTGATAGTGCTGGGATTGCTGTTTATATTTCCGATGAATTCTGATACACTAGAGCAATACTCTATTACAAACATGAAAAGAACCTATATCAAAGACTTAAAAGAACACATGGGCAAGGAAGTTTCTATTTCTGGATGGGTGGATGTGAGGCGCGACCACGGCAAGCTTATTTTCATTGACCTCCGTGATATGTCCGGCACTGTGCAGATGGTGGCATTGCCTTCTCATGCTGAGGCGCACGGCGTCGCCAGCCGTGTCCGTGATGAATGGGTGCTCTCCATTGCGGGGAAAGTCAACGCAAGACCTCCAAAAACCGTGAAAGAGGGCTTAAACGGCGATTTGGAGCTGGAAATTCTAGAAATTAAGGTTCTAAACGAATCGTTGACCCCGCCCATGGATATTCATGGAGACGGTCGGGAAATTAACGAGGAGATACGGTTAAAATATCGCTATTTGGATTTGAGACGGCCGAGACTTCAAAAAAATATTCGCATGCGTGATACAATCATTACTTTTTTCCGGGAATACATGCATAAGAACCATTTTGTGGAGATTGAAACCCCCATCCTCATGAAAGGCACTCCCGAAGGCTCTCGCGAATACATCGTGCCCTCGCGTCTCGAGAAGGGCAAATTTTATGCTCTTCCGCAGTCCCCGCAACAGTTCAAACAGCTCTCAATGGTCGCAGGCTTCGAGCGATATTTCCAGATCGCGAGATGCATGCGCGATGAAGATTTGCGGGGCGACCGCCAACCCGAGTTTACTCAGCTCGATTTCGAAATGTCATTTGTAACGCAGGAAGATGTGCTTGCCTACACTGAAGCAATGTTTATCGAGCTCGTTCTCGCTCTTTTTCCCGAGAAAGTTTTCACAAAGGTGCCGTTTCCTCGGATTACCTACAAAGAGTCGATGGAAAAACACGGCTCCGACAAGCCCGACATGAGGCAGGATAAAAATGACCCGAATGAGCTCGCATTTGTCTGGGTTCTTGATTTTCCTATGTTTGAAAAAGATGAAGAAGGGAATATCCAGGCAACGCATCATCCATTTTGCTCGGTAAAAGAAGAAGATAAGGAAAAATTTATGAAGGCGGGAGCAGAAGACGACAAAGAGCTCTTAACCGTTCGAGCAAACGCATACGACCTCGTGTTGAATGGCTACGAACTTTCCTCGGGAAGCATTCGGATACACGAGCGCGCCCTTCAAAAGAAAATTTTTGACCTACTCCGAGTGAGCGAAGCTGACCAGAAAAATAAATTTGGCCACATGCTCGAGGCCTTTACCTACGGAGCTCCTCCCCATGGCGGATTTGCTCCCGGAATTGACAGGATTGTCATGCTCCTTATGGGCGAGCCAAATATCCGTGAAGTCATTGCCTTCCCAAAAACGGGGGAGGGGAAAGACCTCATGATGGGCTCGCCAAGCGCCGTTGAAGAAAAACAACTCCGCGAACTTGGAATTGAACTTCGAAAAAATAAATAAGGTTTGATATGGACACTTCTACACAATTTAAGGTGAAAACTGATGTTTTTGAGGGACCACTCGACCTTCTTTTGAATCTTATCGAAAAACGCAAACTTCTCATCAACGATATTTCTCTTGCTAAAGTTACAGACGATTTTATCGAGCATGTTAAACGGCACGAAGCATTTCCTATTTCGGACTCCGCGGATTTTATTTTCATCGCTTCTACTTTACTCCTCGTGAAGTCGAAATCGCTGTTGCCGAACCTCGATTTGACGGACGAAGAAGAGGGGAGTATTGAAGATTTGGAAAGGCGACTTAAAATTTACAAGGAGATAAAAGATCTCGCCCTGCATATCAAGGAGATGTTCGGAAAAGAGCTCATCTTTGGCCGTCTGGAGACAAAAAATATTACTCCCATTTTTACTCCGGAAGCCACGATTCAAAAAGATGCGGTATATCTTGCGATTGAGGATATTTTGAGGAATTTTCCGATGAAGGAAATGCTACCCCAGGTCAAAGTTTCGCAAGTCGTCAGCCTGGAAAAGATGATTGAACATTTAACGGAGAGAATAAAGTCCAGCTTAAAAATGAGTTTTCGGGAGTTTTCCAAATACGGAAAAAGCGAAAAGGTGCACGTAATCGTGAGCTTCCTAGCTATGCTAGAATTGGTAAAGCAGGGAATCATCAGCGTGCATCAGGAAAAAAAAGGCGACGACATTCATATGGAGACTGAAGAAGTGGGGACGCCAAGATACGGGAATTAAAAATAAATAGTTATAAAGTAGAAAGTTATAAAGTCTTAAGGAAAGAGAAAAAGAAATTTAACTTTATAACTTGTAAACCTTATAACTTTATAAACTTTCATGAATCTCGACGCACAAATCGAAGCCATACTTTTTTTTAAGGGAGAGCCTGTCACACTTTTCTGGCTTGCCAAAACGTTAGCCAAGGAGGAGAAAGAAGTAGAGGTGGCAATTCTCGAGCTTGAACGGAAACTCGAAGGGAGAGGGCTGGTCCTCATGCGTAAAGAAAACGAGGTGATGTTGGGCACGGCTCCTGCGTTTTCCTCTCTTATCGAAAGATTAACTAAGGAGGAGCTCTCTCGAGATTTGGGAAGGGCGGGGCTTGAAACGCTTTCGATTATCATGTACCGAGGTCCGCTTCCCCGCAGAGAAATTGACTACATTCGAGGCGTAAATTCTAATTTTATTCTTCGAAATCTGCTTATTCGAGGGCTTGTGGAAAAAATTAATTCTCCGGACGACGAACGCGTTTTTTTGTATAAACCCACCTTCGAACTTCTGCAATTTATGGGGCTTTCGAAAATTGAAGATTTACCCGAATACCAGTCAGTAAGAAAAACAATCGAGGAACTTAAGATGAATGCAGAGCAGGAAAATAAGGAGTCAGACGCGACTTAAACAAAATCAAACATGGATTTCAAAAATGGATTTTTTAATAATTTCATCAGTAGATGCATAGCATTGAAGAACAAATTCTTTTCTTCAATTCAGCTGGATGCGAAAGAGGGTGATACGCTCGGCAATCGGATTGCGAAGTCGCTTACCC includes:
- the aspS gene encoding aspartate--tRNA ligase, with protein sequence MKRTYIKDLKEHMGKEVSISGWVDVRRDHGKLIFIDLRDMSGTVQMVALPSHAEAHGVASRVRDEWVLSIAGKVNARPPKTVKEGLNGDLELEILEIKVLNESLTPPMDIHGDGREINEEIRLKYRYLDLRRPRLQKNIRMRDTIITFFREYMHKNHFVEIETPILMKGTPEGSREYIVPSRLEKGKFYALPQSPQQFKQLSMVAGFERYFQIARCMRDEDLRGDRQPEFTQLDFEMSFVTQEDVLAYTEAMFIELVLALFPEKVFTKVPFPRITYKESMEKHGSDKPDMRQDKNDPNELAFVWVLDFPMFEKDEEGNIQATHHPFCSVKEEDKEKFMKAGAEDDKELLTVRANAYDLVLNGYELSSGSIRIHERALQKKIFDLLRVSEADQKNKFGHMLEAFTYGAPPHGGFAPGIDRIVMLLMGEPNIREVIAFPKTGEGKDLMMGSPSAVEEKQLRELGIELRKNK
- a CDS encoding ScpA family protein; translation: MDTSTQFKVKTDVFEGPLDLLLNLIEKRKLLINDISLAKVTDDFIEHVKRHEAFPISDSADFIFIASTLLLVKSKSLLPNLDLTDEEEGSIEDLERRLKIYKEIKDLALHIKEMFGKELIFGRLETKNITPIFTPEATIQKDAVYLAIEDILRNFPMKEMLPQVKVSQVVSLEKMIEHLTERIKSSLKMSFREFSKYGKSEKVHVIVSFLAMLELVKQGIISVHQEKKGDDIHMETEEVGTPRYGN
- the scpB gene encoding SMC-Scp complex subunit ScpB produces the protein MNLDAQIEAILFFKGEPVTLFWLAKTLAKEEKEVEVAILELERKLEGRGLVLMRKENEVMLGTAPAFSSLIERLTKEELSRDLGRAGLETLSIIMYRGPLPRREIDYIRGVNSNFILRNLLIRGLVEKINSPDDERVFLYKPTFELLQFMGLSKIEDLPEYQSVRKTIEELKMNAEQENKESDAT